From one Mycobacterium colombiense CECT 3035 genomic stretch:
- the rfbA gene encoding glucose-1-phosphate thymidylyltransferase RfbA, with translation MRGIILAGGSGTRLHPITTGISKQLLPVYDKPMVYYPLSTLMMAGIRDILVITTPHDAPGFERLLADGSQFGVNITYVTQERPDGLAQAFVLGADHIGNEPVALVLGDNIFYGPGLGTSLSRFQSISGGAVFAYWVANPSAYGVVEFSADGTALSLEEKPKTPKSNYAVPGLYFYDNDVIEIAKGLKKSARGEYEITEVNQIYLNRGRLSVEVMARGTAWLDTGTFDSLLDASDFVRTLERRQGLKVSVPEEVAWRRGWITDEELAERAHSLLKSGYGGYLLDLLERSRFQ, from the coding sequence ATGCGCGGAATCATCCTGGCCGGCGGGTCGGGCACCCGCCTGCATCCGATCACCACCGGCATCAGCAAGCAGCTGCTGCCGGTCTACGACAAACCGATGGTCTACTACCCGCTGTCCACCCTGATGATGGCCGGGATCCGCGACATCCTGGTGATCACCACCCCGCACGACGCGCCCGGATTCGAGCGGCTGCTGGCCGACGGCTCGCAGTTCGGCGTCAACATCACCTACGTGACGCAGGAAAGGCCCGACGGTCTGGCCCAGGCTTTCGTGCTGGGCGCCGACCACATCGGCAACGAGCCGGTGGCTTTGGTGTTGGGGGACAACATCTTCTACGGCCCGGGGCTGGGCACCAGCCTCAGCCGCTTCCAATCCATCAGCGGGGGAGCGGTTTTCGCCTATTGGGTGGCCAACCCGTCGGCATACGGTGTCGTCGAGTTCAGCGCCGACGGCACGGCGCTGTCGCTGGAGGAGAAGCCCAAGACCCCGAAATCCAACTACGCGGTGCCGGGCCTGTACTTCTACGACAACGACGTGATCGAAATCGCCAAGGGCCTCAAGAAATCGGCGCGCGGCGAGTACGAGATCACCGAGGTCAACCAGATCTACCTGAACCGGGGCCGGCTCTCGGTCGAGGTGATGGCCCGCGGCACGGCCTGGCTGGACACCGGGACGTTCGATTCGCTGCTGGACGCCAGCGATTTCGTGCGGACCCTGGAGCGACGGCAGGGCCTGAAGGTCAGCGTCCCCGAGGAAGTGGCGTGGCGGCGCGGCTGGATCACCGACGAGGAGCTGGCCGAGCGCGCGCACAGTCTGCTCAAGTCCGGCTACGGCGGCTATCTGCTGGATCTGTTGGAGCGGAGCCGGTTTCAGTAG
- a CDS encoding YibE/F family protein, which produces MTHSHSHSTAGSSEGPLAVDPLPARIVVGLLVAIGVAVAVGAVVLWPSRQHVDIPMPLQNAAGGAVSTQAGHVLSSGTGDCGSPSVSQVLTGAPQPATPGAGRCVLTQVSIDSGPNAGAQTLLESSPGPGQPKFAVGDRIRLVRQVDDQGATSYAFYDFERGWALTGLAIAFAVVIVAVARWRGLLALVGIVVAFLVLVVFLLPALRDGAPAVPVALVASAAILYAVIYLAHGVNLRTSAALLGTLSALLLAAGLSWAAIQLAQLTGLSDEQNSTVSAYLGNVSIGGLLLAGFIIGSLGVLNDVTVTQASTVFELAHLGGSRRAIFLGAIRVGRDHIASTVYTLVLAYAGSSLPLLLLFSVANRSLTDVLTSESVAIEIARSAVGGIALALSVPLTTAIAAVLAKPTETGSAPTDPADSRRSRT; this is translated from the coding sequence GTGACCCACTCGCACTCGCACAGCACGGCCGGCTCGTCGGAGGGCCCGCTGGCCGTTGATCCGTTGCCCGCCAGGATCGTCGTCGGGTTGCTGGTCGCGATCGGCGTGGCGGTGGCCGTCGGCGCCGTCGTGCTCTGGCCCAGCCGACAGCACGTCGACATCCCGATGCCGCTGCAGAACGCGGCCGGCGGCGCGGTGAGCACGCAGGCCGGGCACGTGCTGTCCAGCGGCACGGGCGACTGCGGCAGCCCGTCGGTCAGTCAGGTCCTCACCGGCGCGCCGCAGCCGGCGACGCCCGGCGCGGGACGCTGCGTCCTGACCCAGGTCTCCATCGATTCCGGCCCCAACGCCGGGGCCCAGACGCTGCTGGAGTCCTCCCCCGGCCCCGGCCAGCCCAAATTCGCGGTGGGCGACCGCATTCGGCTCGTTCGCCAGGTCGACGACCAGGGCGCCACCAGCTACGCGTTCTACGACTTCGAGCGCGGCTGGGCGCTAACCGGTTTGGCGATCGCGTTCGCGGTGGTGATCGTGGCGGTGGCGCGGTGGCGCGGGCTGCTCGCGCTGGTGGGCATCGTGGTCGCGTTCCTGGTGCTGGTGGTGTTCCTGCTGCCGGCGCTGCGCGACGGCGCACCCGCGGTTCCGGTGGCGCTGGTGGCGTCGGCGGCCATCCTGTACGCGGTCATCTACCTGGCGCACGGGGTCAACCTGCGGACCAGCGCCGCGCTGCTGGGCACCCTGTCCGCGCTGCTGCTGGCCGCCGGATTGTCTTGGGCGGCAATACAGCTGGCGCAGTTGACCGGGCTCTCGGACGAGCAGAACAGCACCGTGAGCGCGTACCTGGGCAACGTGTCGATCGGCGGTCTGCTGCTCGCCGGGTTCATCATCGGGTCGCTGGGTGTGCTCAACGACGTGACCGTGACGCAGGCCTCGACGGTGTTCGAGCTCGCCCACCTCGGCGGCTCACGGCGCGCGATCTTCCTGGGCGCCATCCGGGTGGGCCGCGACCACATCGCCAGCACCGTCTACACGCTGGTGCTGGCGTACGCGGGCAGTTCGCTGCCGCTGCTGTTGCTGTTCAGCGTCGCCAACCGCTCGCTGACCGACGTGCTGACCAGCGAGAGCGTGGCCATCGAGATCGCCCGCTCGGCGGTGGGCGGCATCGCGCTGGCGCTGTCGGTCCCGCTGACGACGGCGATCGCCGCGGTGCTGGCCAAACCTACTGAAACCGGCTCCGCTCCAACAGATCCAGCAGATAGCCGCCGTAGCCGGACTTGA
- a CDS encoding (Fe-S)-binding protein, translated as MTTQMLIRLIVGMGMTLVVAALAARRVLWLFKLITSGKPAPGHTDEPGKRVWAEVSEVFGQRKLLKWSIPGLAHFFTMWGFFILLTVYIEAYGLLFQDNFHIPIIGRWDALGFLQDFFATAVFLGIVTFAIIRLMRSPKEIGRSSRFYGSHTGGAWLVLFMIFNVVFTYVFVRGAAVNNGTLPYGNGAFLSQLFGVILRPLGQPANEIIETTALLLHILVMLAFLIIVLHSKHMHIFTAPINVIFKRLPDGLGPLLPLEHDGKPIDFENPPDDAEFGRGKIEDFSWKAMLDFATCTECGRCQSQCPAWNTGKPLSPKLVIMDLRDHWMAKAPYILGNKESPAESTPEGGLGEKLSGEQHAEAHHVPESGFGRVMGSGPEQATRPLVGTEEQGGVIDPDVLWSCVSCGACVEQCPVDIEHVDHIIDMRRYQVMMESEFPSELSVLFKNLETKGNPWGQNASDRTSWIDEVDFDVPVYGEDVDSFDGFEYLFWVGCAGAYDDKAKKTTKAVAELLAVAGVKYLVLGTGESCNGDSARRSGNEFLFQQLAAQAVETLDGLFEGVETVDRKIVVTCPHCFNTLGREYRQLGANYSVLHHTQLLNRLTRDNKLVPVTPVSQDITYHDPCYLGRHNKVYEAPRELIGTSGANLTEMPRHAERSFCCGAGGARMWMEEHIGKRINHERVDEALATGASTIATACPFCRVMVTDGVNDRQEEAGRSGVEVLDVAQILLASLEYDKATLPEKGTAAKEAEKRAAEAPKASTATATAPAEAPAEEAPAKAEAAAKTEAAPAPVKGLGIAGGAKRPGAKKAAPAAGAPKADAAKAEAPSDGGEAKAPAAPVKGLGIAGGAKRPGAKKAAPKAAAPKAEATAEAAPVAEPEAKEEAKAPAAPVKGLGIAAGAKRPGAKKAAPKAAAPKAEAAPAEATEAPKAEAEPAPKAEPAKQTDGDDAPSQPPVKGLGIARGARPPGKR; from the coding sequence GTGACAACGCAGATGCTCATCAGGCTGATCGTGGGCATGGGCATGACGCTGGTCGTGGCCGCACTCGCCGCACGGCGTGTCCTGTGGCTGTTCAAGCTGATCACGTCCGGCAAGCCGGCCCCGGGGCACACCGACGAACCCGGCAAACGCGTCTGGGCCGAGGTCTCCGAGGTCTTCGGTCAGCGCAAGCTGTTGAAGTGGTCGATCCCCGGCCTGGCGCACTTCTTCACCATGTGGGGCTTTTTCATCCTGCTGACGGTCTACATCGAGGCCTACGGCCTGCTGTTCCAGGACAACTTCCACATCCCGATCATCGGGCGCTGGGACGCGCTGGGCTTCCTGCAGGACTTCTTCGCGACGGCCGTCTTCCTCGGCATCGTCACCTTCGCCATCATCCGCTTGATGCGCAGCCCGAAGGAGATCGGGCGCTCGTCACGGTTCTACGGCTCGCACACCGGCGGCGCCTGGCTGGTGCTGTTCATGATCTTCAACGTCGTCTTCACCTACGTGTTCGTGCGCGGCGCCGCCGTCAACAACGGCACGCTGCCCTACGGCAACGGCGCCTTCCTGTCGCAGCTGTTCGGTGTCATCCTGCGACCGCTGGGGCAGCCCGCCAACGAGATCATCGAAACGACGGCGCTGCTGCTGCACATCTTGGTCATGCTCGCGTTCCTGATCATCGTGCTGCACTCCAAGCACATGCACATCTTCACGGCGCCGATCAACGTCATCTTCAAGCGGCTGCCCGACGGACTCGGCCCGCTGCTGCCACTGGAACACGACGGGAAGCCGATCGACTTCGAAAACCCGCCCGACGACGCCGAATTCGGCCGCGGGAAGATCGAGGACTTCAGCTGGAAGGCCATGCTCGACTTCGCCACCTGTACCGAGTGCGGCCGCTGCCAGTCGCAGTGCCCGGCCTGGAACACCGGCAAGCCGCTGTCGCCCAAGTTGGTCATCATGGACCTGCGCGACCATTGGATGGCCAAGGCGCCCTACATCCTGGGTAATAAGGAGTCTCCCGCCGAGAGCACCCCGGAGGGCGGGCTCGGGGAGAAGCTGTCCGGCGAGCAGCACGCCGAGGCGCACCACGTTCCCGAGTCGGGCTTCGGCCGCGTCATGGGCTCCGGCCCCGAGCAGGCCACCCGGCCGCTGGTCGGCACCGAGGAACAGGGCGGCGTCATCGACCCCGACGTGCTGTGGTCGTGTGTGTCGTGCGGCGCCTGCGTCGAGCAGTGCCCGGTGGACATCGAGCACGTCGATCACATCATCGACATGCGCCGCTACCAGGTGATGATGGAATCGGAGTTCCCGTCGGAGCTTTCGGTGCTGTTCAAGAACCTGGAAACCAAGGGCAACCCGTGGGGCCAGAACGCGTCGGACCGCACCAGCTGGATCGACGAGGTCGACTTCGACGTGCCGGTCTACGGCGAGGACGTCGACAGCTTCGACGGGTTCGAGTACCTGTTCTGGGTGGGGTGCGCGGGTGCCTACGACGACAAGGCCAAGAAGACCACCAAGGCCGTCGCCGAGCTGCTGGCCGTCGCCGGGGTGAAGTACCTGGTGCTGGGGACCGGCGAATCCTGCAACGGCGACTCCGCGCGCCGCTCGGGCAACGAGTTCCTGTTCCAGCAGCTGGCCGCGCAGGCCGTCGAGACGCTGGACGGGCTGTTCGAGGGCGTCGAGACCGTCGACCGCAAGATCGTCGTGACCTGCCCGCACTGCTTCAACACCCTGGGCCGTGAGTACCGCCAGCTCGGCGCGAACTACTCGGTGCTGCACCACACCCAGCTGCTCAACCGGCTGACCCGGGACAACAAGCTGGTGCCGGTGACCCCGGTGTCGCAGGACATCACGTACCACGACCCCTGCTACCTGGGCCGGCACAACAAGGTCTACGAGGCGCCGCGTGAGCTGATCGGGACCTCCGGGGCGAACCTGACCGAGATGCCGCGGCACGCCGAGCGCAGCTTCTGCTGCGGCGCCGGCGGCGCGCGGATGTGGATGGAAGAGCACATCGGCAAGCGGATCAACCACGAGCGCGTCGACGAGGCGCTGGCCACCGGGGCCAGCACCATCGCCACCGCGTGCCCGTTCTGCCGGGTGATGGTCACCGACGGCGTCAACGACCGCCAGGAGGAGGCCGGGCGCAGCGGCGTCGAGGTGCTCGACGTCGCCCAGATCCTGCTCGCGTCCCTCGAGTACGACAAGGCGACGCTGCCGGAGAAGGGCACGGCGGCCAAGGAGGCCGAGAAGCGCGCGGCTGAGGCGCCAAAGGCCTCGACCGCCACGGCGACCGCGCCCGCCGAGGCGCCGGCGGAGGAGGCACCCGCCAAGGCCGAGGCGGCCGCGAAGACCGAGGCCGCCCCCGCGCCGGTCAAGGGGCTGGGCATCGCCGGCGGCGCCAAGCGGCCGGGCGCCAAGAAGGCCGCACCTGCGGCCGGGGCGCCCAAAGCCGACGCGGCCAAGGCCGAGGCCCCGTCCGACGGCGGCGAAGCCAAGGCACCCGCCGCGCCGGTCAAGGGACTGGGCATCGCCGGCGGCGCCAAGCGGCCCGGCGCCAAGAAAGCGGCGCCCAAGGCCGCGGCACCCAAGGCCGAGGCGACCGCCGAAGCGGCCCCCGTCGCCGAGCCCGAGGCCAAGGAAGAAGCCAAGGCACCCGCGGCGCCGGTCAAGGGATTGGGTATCGCGGCGGGCGCCAAGCGGCCCGGCGCCAAGAAAGCGGCGCCCAAGGCCGCGGCACCCAAGGCCGAGGCTGCGCCCGCCGAAGCCACCGAGGCACCCAAGGCCGAAGCCGAGCCGGCGCCCAAGGCGGAGCCGGCAAAGCAGACCGACGGCGACGACGCGCCGTCGCAGCCACCGGTCAAAGGCCTGGGCATCGCCCGTGGGGCGCGTCCCCCCGGCAAGCGCTGA
- a CDS encoding pyridoxal phosphate-dependent aminotransferase translates to MDSDGTIDGVTTHQLPLHPSAHHRPQRSFAQSSKLQDVLYEIRGPVHAHAARLEAEGHRILKLNIGNPAPFGFEAPDVIMRDMIQALPYAQGYSDSQGILPARRAVVTRYELVDGFPRFDVDDVYLGNGVSELITMTLQALLDNGDEVLIPSPDYPLWTASTSLAGGTPVHYLCDETQGWQPDIADMESKITDRTKALVVINPNNPTGAVYTSEVLTQIVELARKHELLLLADEIYDKILYDDAKHINLATLAPDMLCLTFNGLSKAYRVAGYRAGWLAITGPKDHAGSFIEGINLLANMRLCPNVPAQHAIQVALGGYQSIDDLVLPGGRLLEQRDVAWTKLNEIPGVSCVKPAGALYAFPRLDPEVYDIDDDEQLVLDLLLQEKILVTQGTGFNWPAPDHLRIVTLPWARDLAAAIERLGNFLAGYRP, encoded by the coding sequence GTGGACAGTGATGGCACCATTGACGGTGTGACCACCCATCAGCTGCCCCTGCACCCGTCGGCGCATCACCGGCCGCAGCGCAGTTTCGCGCAGTCGTCGAAGCTTCAGGACGTCCTGTACGAGATCCGCGGACCGGTGCACGCCCACGCCGCGCGGCTGGAGGCCGAGGGACACCGCATCCTCAAGCTCAACATCGGCAACCCGGCGCCGTTCGGGTTCGAGGCGCCCGACGTGATCATGCGGGACATGATCCAGGCGCTGCCGTACGCCCAGGGCTACTCCGACTCGCAGGGCATCCTGCCCGCCCGCCGGGCGGTGGTGACCCGTTACGAACTGGTCGACGGCTTCCCCCGGTTCGACGTCGACGACGTCTACCTGGGCAACGGGGTGTCCGAGCTGATCACCATGACGCTGCAGGCGCTGCTCGACAACGGCGACGAGGTGCTGATCCCGTCGCCGGACTACCCGCTGTGGACGGCGTCGACGTCGCTGGCGGGCGGCACGCCCGTGCATTACCTGTGCGACGAGACCCAGGGCTGGCAGCCGGACATCGCCGACATGGAGTCCAAGATCACCGACCGCACCAAGGCGCTGGTCGTCATCAACCCGAACAACCCGACCGGCGCGGTGTACACCAGCGAAGTCCTCACCCAGATCGTCGAGCTCGCGCGTAAGCACGAGCTGCTGCTGCTCGCCGACGAGATCTACGACAAGATCCTCTACGACGACGCCAAGCACATCAACCTGGCCACGCTGGCGCCGGACATGCTGTGCCTCACCTTCAACGGCCTGTCCAAGGCCTATCGGGTGGCGGGCTACCGGGCCGGCTGGCTGGCGATCACCGGGCCCAAGGACCACGCCGGCAGCTTCATCGAGGGCATCAACCTGCTGGCCAACATGCGGCTGTGCCCCAACGTTCCCGCGCAGCACGCGATCCAGGTGGCCCTGGGCGGCTACCAGAGCATCGACGACCTGGTGCTGCCGGGCGGCCGGCTGCTCGAGCAGCGCGACGTCGCGTGGACCAAACTCAACGAGATTCCGGGGGTGTCCTGCGTCAAACCCGCCGGTGCGCTGTACGCGTTCCCCCGGCTGGACCCCGAGGTCTACGACATCGACGACGACGAACAGCTCGTCCTCGACCTGCTGCTGCAGGAGAAGATCCTGGTCACCCAGGGCACCGGCTTCAACTGGCCGGCACCCGATCACCTGCGCATCGTGACGCTGCCGTGGGCCCGCGACCTGGCGGCCGCGATCGAGCGGTTGGGCAACTTCCTCGCCGGCTATCGACCGTAA